In Salvelinus fontinalis isolate EN_2023a chromosome 8, ASM2944872v1, whole genome shotgun sequence, the genomic stretch CTCTCCTGACAGGGGAAATGGAAACTTATTGTTTAcaacagggagtggcaattgaatgcaagtttCACCACATTTTAAAACATCCTAGTCTGTCTATCAATGGATTCAGGGTTGTTACCTGCTTTAAAAACAATGATTTGattattagatgttcaatgtttcttttgaattaaaaaaaaaataggaatagtttcatcagattaaaacgagttcagttcacgtaacagggtcgaccttaaaatgagggacagacaaAGGAACCTCTGATCACATAAATAATAATTCTCAGAaattactttgtcaaagcaacaaaataacaagGACTTAACAATTatggtgaaaacttggagaaagtttggggttaagtgggttaaaatctccCTGAAAGTGACACAGGGTTGAttgagggacatgtcaaaatgctgaattgtAGCACTTTAGTAAttctttattaaaaaaaaaaaaaaaaaaaagatttattgAATTCACCATATTGTCTATATTGAAGGGCACTTATTTGAATATAACAGGATTTAACTAATTCTATATTGGTGAAcattttctacttaaaatatttaGTGGAACGACCCAGCTATGGTTTCTTTTGAGCTTTGTCATATTCTGCTGCGGTGTGGAGTGTGGCTGATGACCAAGGCATGCTATGTGTAGTGTTAATACAAATAATtactgttgttgatgtttgtaTTTTAATTCATGAGAGAGATTTCTTTTTTACGATGTTGTGTAACAAAAAGTCAAGACAGTTTTTTGGGTAAAAATAATAAGTTACATTTAATAGAATTATGTTATTAAAAGTGTGATCAGTCATGTAAATTGAGTTGAAAACACACAATGGAATGCATCAACTTTTcctgtgtttaaaaaaataaataactgtATGCCTGTATTATGTATGAAACAACTGAGTGGCATTACTTTTGTAAGCATTATAGAGAAGAAATCAGTGATCCTCATCAATGGGTAAATTTACAGCAATAGGTCTTGGCTTTGCTTTTAAATTATAGCCCGTATAGAAAACACATCCACCAACTTACACACACAATGAACGTGATGTACGTACAGTATCTGTCTTATCTCACACCTCCACTAAAAATATTACCGGTACAAATATATTTATCCTAAAAATAGTTGTCCCATCGTGGTGGGTAACATTCACACTGAACAGTGCAGGTGTAGATCTAGCTTTTGTCTGGATCAAAAGTAGactacacaaacaaacaaaatcaaACAGCATGTAAAACTATCTGGATATAACATGTATCAAGTGTTAACAACAATTCAAAGTACCTTACAGTATTTGACTAGTTATAAGTAGCCCTCTCTTAAACATATTTATCAACTCATCCATCCTTTGCCAACATGTGATTGCGTTTTTCGCAACCACAGTACAATCAATTTGTCATGAATAGCAGGTGGTTCTGTAAAAAAGCTCATCAGAGGTTGATCACCGGGCGGTAACAGCAGTTTGAGGAACCATGTTTGTGTCCTTCCAGAATCGATGCAGAGGGAGAATGCTACAGTACCGTATGTCATCCTCCATGTCTTCATGGAATACTCTTCCTTCACACTGTGATAATTCCTCTGGGAACGGTTACTGGTCTCACTTGATAACGACACAGGAGTTGGCAAAACAGCACCAACAggcctgggaccaggctagccgGTTTCGACTAGCCACATGCAGGGTTCCAGCCCTGTGATCTCAGGACAGTGGCCAGACATGTACAGCTTTGTTGACTGGCTGTCTTAAAACCACGTCTCGGGGTGAGTCCTCGGCCCTTTAGGCTTCACAAAACGACTCCCAAATcctggagagagaacagacttTGTGAGACTGTTTGTGATTCTTTATGATACTTTGAGAGACTTTTGAATGAATGGTTAATGAGATTTGCATGGATCTCTTTTGAGAATGCTTACCAAATTTGAACACTGATGAGGCAGAGGCACCATTAGAAGGAGGTGATCCAGAGTGGGTTGTTGCTGGTGGGGGAGCTGTCTTTGCTGTGGGTGGGAAGAATGTGTTACTATTTTAGCTAGTAGAGGTATACTAGAGGTGGGGGATTGTATGTTCCAGGCAGCAGATCCATTTACAGAGATCTGTTACTTACGTTTCTGTCTGTGCTTGAAGAACTTCAGGCTCTGAAAAAGAAAAACCGAGACTGCTGGCTTTAGATGATAAGAcatagctggagagagagaggtaagttAAGACAAAGGGGGAAGTTGAGCCGCCCATGTTTTTAGGAAACCATACACATAATtaagtctgtgaaggaagaaaccacattgaAAAAGTGGCAAGCAAGTTATGTCCAAAAAAcagattttcaccaagtcaaattcATTTGGGTTAaatgtttcatgatgcttgtatctaaaccaaaggaGATCATTTAAATATTGTTCTATatatcagttggggtctctataagcttcaatatgaggtcttAAAGCTAGCATGGAAGTGCATAATTTTatctgtgtgggctaatatagtaaaAGAAAATTGCCTtgaggtaagttgagccaatggcaagttaCGGAAATGTAAGTGTTTTCTTCTTCTGCAGGGCGTTATTGCCCaggatatgaggtaacaacaaGGCCTGAAAATGTGAAGGCTTTCAAAAAAGTACAAAAGTGTTTTAGTGTTAAACctaaaatgattaaaagacaaaaaagtgattgtgattgtgttgaaATGTGTTTGGGAAAcaaagatagacatggttttaaaaaggtagtggtgTTTCATTCAGTACAGAATTTGTAGGAGGCTTAACTTACCATGTCtcttggctcaacttaccctatACCCAACTTAACCTATACCCGaggtaagttgtgccaagagaccactttaTGGACCAGCTATGTTTTAAAAACTGTCAtttttacatgaattctgattatttctaGGGTTACAcgacatcctgaaatatatgtacatATCTTTGTTTGAaataatactatatttcccttgacagagatgaatggagaaaatggctcaatttaccccactctcccctactcaAATAATAGCACAGTAAAGAAACACCAGATCCTCAATTTTTTAACCAATAGATCAAGTGTGTCAGTTACTGTAATTCTATGTATATAGCCATTACCTTTGTTCTAGACATGCTCTTCCCACTGTTCATGTCTGATTTGTTGTCAGTAGTCCCAGAGCCAGTTGAGATGTTGGTGACCACAGGCTGCTGATGCTCCATCTCAGCTAAGAAACAGTCATCACATGTTTCACAGTTAGGGAACCATTTTTTGAAAGTTAAATTCAATATCATCAAGAGTCATCACTATATGGGAATAGGGCGGATGGTTGGATTACTGTGATTTGAATTCTCTTAGTAAGGAGAGAGATCTGATTTACATGGGCCTGTGTGTAGTTGTCAGACAGAGTTGATAGTTGTAATTGGGGGTCTACGTTCTGTGCGTTGCAACTCACCACTTCCTCTTGTCGCCAAGGCCACAACGGCTGGAGCAACCAGATGAACAGTCGTCAGGTGCTCTGCACAGGAAACAGACACAATAATCAACATACATTTTGGCTCAAACATCAGATAGCTCAATACCACCCTCCAGTGGCTTGAAAGACTACCTCCAATCTTTACACTGACATTATGGCTCGACAATGTGGCTCAATATGGCTTGACTTCTATTTTGGTAGGTGCAGCGCAGCTTCTGGATAAATGACTCTATTCAATGATCCCTATTGGGGCATTTTATTGTGTAAGGGAGTAGAGCCCAGAGCAACCATTTTAAGTAGACGGAAGTTGACTTAGTCTTTGTCAACTCCAAACAGACAGACTTGACCGATAGCAGAAGAAGGAAACCACACCAAAAAAGACAGATGGCTTTCTCAGCCAATACTGTGAAAATAGCTTACCTTTCCGTGAACTCTTTGCCCGGACACTCTGAGTGAACAATTTACAGTGTTGTGTTAATGTACTAAAGTATGAACAACAACTGGAACATCTGAGTCATAGCATGAATCATAAGGAAGACAAAAAATGCTTAGTGATTTTTATATCTCATAAGGGCATTTATGAAAGATGAGGTAATCTATGGCACAAAGGGgtgggtggcagcatcctgttcTAGATGTAACCATTAAATACACATGACTGTTAGAGTAAGGGACTGTGAGTCACTAATGTCAGGTAGTGTggccagagccatgtatttagagagttgggccgttgaggtttctgcattatgatgcatttacatgactacaacattctatggcagccatgttggcTCCCCATTAACgttctatggcagccatgttggcTCCCCATTAACgttctatggcagccatgttggcTCCCCATTAACATTATATGGGGACTATTTCAATTCTGCTAAGTAACTGAATGTCTAGAATTAGAACAATATTCAAAATTCTAAAAGTAAAAggcccaactctctaaatatGGGTgagaccatagaaatataattacaagAACCATCCCCATTGGAGTATAATTATTTCTATGAGGGTGTCTCTTTATAGCCTTGACAGCTACAGCATGTCTGCTACCTTGCTCCGATTCATGATTCCATCCAGGAATCTTTTGGGTTGGGAGTTCCCCGACCACTCTGAGGACGTACCGATCCTCTGCTGTGTGGTTGTGGTCTGGCTGCTCAGACTCTGCAGGCAGGGCGTGCTGTTTTGATCAAATGCAACTGGCCAAACAGTAGAACGTCAGATTAGTACACAGTAGATTCATTACGTCGATTGAGACAGTTTACACACAGAGTCGTTTACATGTTTAGGAATTTTGTCCGGAGGGTTAACATCGACAGCAGCActcacatgatgatgatgatgattgcgAAGGTGGTGGTGATGAAGAGATGTGCTCACCGTCCTGCATGACCACGATGAAGGATTCTGGGGTTCTCTCAGGTAGAGGAGGAGTCAGTCTCTCTGATCATTCACAAGAAAGCAAACAAGTCAGTGAGGACCCCTCATTATAGAAAAAGTTACATTGAAAGCATAAAATGGGTTTGCTTACCTGGAGGTGAGAGAGTAGGGACCagaggatagggagggggagggggaggaggaaggttTATAGATGTACAGGGAGCAGGAACCAAAGATACAACTAGGGGAGGAACTATAACCGGGGGTGATACTGTAACCGGGGGTGATACTGTAACCGGGGGTGATACTGTAATGGGAAAAGGCCAGAGACATAGATTAAAATCACATGGCGTTTTGTGACTATCccggtaatatatatatatatatatttttttttaatgaacaaTCAATAAAAAAAGACCTCTTTTATTATTCTGAGAAAAAATACATCTTTGACAAATGTACCTGAGAGTGTTGTCATTTTAACTTTTAAGCTCCTGCTCCTCGTCCAAGATCTCATCTCCACCAGAGCTGGTGTGTCCCCTAAACGGCCACACCATTCCAAGGATGTTCCAATCCTGCTGTCCTTTGGCCTGTCCTGGACCATCTTCTCTACAGGGACTGAAAGGGGAGGGAAGACAGGAGTGCTCCTACCGGCATCGTTGGCCAACACAAAGGACTCTGGCGTTCTCTCTGGCAGTGGGGGGATAGGCGACGGGGGACTCCCTATGGGGGCAAATTAGGTTGAGAGGAAATGCATGTTCGAGTACTTATCAAGAAGAACTTATAAAGAGTATTATGAGTGCCTTTACAGGCCCTCCACTCACCATTCCCCCCCACTCACCATTCCTCCACTCACCGTTCCCCCCCACTCACCGTTCCCCCCACTCACCATTCCCCCCCATGAGGGCCTCAGCTTCAGCATTAGAAGGGAGGATGATTTCTAACATCTTAGGTTTAGAGATGTTATCCGAGCGCTCTGAGGGGCACAGGAAGATATTTTTTTAGCCCTCCAAATAGTTTGTTGGAATATGTTAATCCCACATTTTGAACAGGAAGCATGTCAAAATTCACCTGCACCAGCAGCCAGTACATATGATTCAGCAGTTCTCTCAGGTAATGGAGGTGGACTGTCTTCATCTGAAGAAACTGCACCTGGGGCAGCGCGGGTGGTGGTGAGGGCTGGCAGCTCCATCAGCTGGCTGTTAAGGGTCAGACTGGGTCCGTTGAAACAGGGGTTCTCTGTCCACTGGCTCAGTGGAGcctgctcctcctcatcatcagacCCTCTGGGATCCTCAGCAGCCAGGGGGGAGTCAGGCCCAAAGTAGGGGTCCTCCATGGTGAGACAGAGGGGGTTGGAGAATAAGTCCACAGGAAGCACTGGTATTACCAGTGTGgtgatctctccatccatctccaccTTCTCTTGCTCCATGGCTATCTGAGAGAACACCTGAGGCCTGAGTGCCTGAGGGGGTATGATGGGGATATTGGGGCTGGGCTCTTGTCTCAGGTCCTGGCTGTTGGGCAGGTTagcaggctgtgtgtgtaggAAATAAGGAATCTGGTAATTAGGCTGTGTCGGTGGCGGGTATGGTGGTCTCTGATTGACGGCCATGTTATTGGGCTGTTTCTTTCGGGGTTGTGGTTTCTGGTTCACAGTCTGTGTTGGTAGGGAGTATGGTCTCTGCTGTTCCCTCTGCCTGTCCCTAGCTCTCAGAGCA encodes the following:
- the LOC129860682 gene encoding tyrosine-protein phosphatase non-receptor type 12-like isoform X1, translating into MPSPSRPAMEQQAWILRGFLAQVESKEAEVEEAESGFTGEFLRLKRQSIKYRTDKTYPTKIADKQENVKKNRYKDIVPFDHSRVKLSLTTSKNDNDYINASFIKGVSGARAYIATQGPLPHTVLDFWRMLWEYDTEVIVMVCREFEMGRKKCERYWPKKQEEPFVCDPFTIYCDSEESKGDYVSRNLRVTYRNWSRTLRQLHYINWPDHGVPDTIPPILELLQEMRTYQAHEDVPICIHCSAGCGRTGALCAIDYTWNLVKTQLLTEDFNIFDLVKDMRTQRPSVVQTKEQYELLYRTIKFLFEKYLQSMAPVPPSCTEEVPVAPSPPTASDSELSDLSEESEAEQEPEPEPQPKMEPQTEHRHTESEEPGGISNHAVPVAFFSPELHVDPLCDAAKCSPSAILNALRARDRQREQQRPYSLPTQTVNQKPQPRKKQPNNMAVNQRPPYPPPTQPNYQIPYFLHTQPANLPNSQDLRQEPSPNIPIIPPQALRPQVFSQIAMEQEKVEMDGEITTLVIPVLPVDLFSNPLCLTMEDPYFGPDSPLAAEDPRGSDDEEEQAPLSQWTENPCFNGPSLTLNSQLMELPALTTTRAAPGAVSSDEDSPPPLPERTAESYVLAAGAERSDNISKPKMLEIILPSNAEAEALMGGNGSPPSPIPPLPERTPESFVLANDAGRSTPVFPPLSVPVEKMVQDRPKDSRIGTSLEWCGRLGDTPALVEMRSWTRSRSLKVKMTTLSVSPPVTVSPPVTVSPPVIVPPLVVSLVPAPCTSINLPPPPPPPYPLVPTLSPPERLTPPLPERTPESFIVVMQDGEHISSSPPPSQSSSSSFAFDQNSTPCLQSLSSQTTTTQQRIGTSSEWSGNSQPKRFLDGIMNRSKSVRAKSSRKEHLTTVHLVAPAVVALATRGSAEMEHQQPVVTNISTGSGTTDNKSDMNSGKSMSRTKSLKFFKHRQKPKTAPPPATTHSGSPPSNGASASSVFKFGFGSRFVKPKGPRTHPETWF
- the LOC129860682 gene encoding tyrosine-protein phosphatase non-receptor type 12-like isoform X2 — protein: MPSPSRPAMEQQAWILRGFLAQVESKEAEVEEAESGFTGEFLRLKRQSIKYRTDKTYPTKIADKQENVKKNRYKDIVPFDHSRVKLSLTTSKNDNDYINASFIKGVSGARAYIATQGPLPHTVLDFWRMLWEYDTEVIVMVCREFEMGRKKCERYWPKKQEEPFVCDPFTIYCDSEESKGDYVSRNLRVTYRNWSRTLRQLHYINWPDHGVPDTIPPILELLQEMRTYQAHEDVPICIHCSAGCGRTGALCAIDYTWNLVKTQLLTEDFNIFDLVKDMRTQRPSVVQTKEQYELLYRTIKFLFEKYLQSMAPVPPSCTEEVPVAPSPPTASDSELSDLSEESEAEQEPEPEPQPKMEPQTEHRHTESEEPGGISNHAVPVAFFSPELHVDPLCDAAKCSPSAILNALRARDRQREQQRPYSLPTQTVNQKPQPRKKQPNNMAVNQRPPYPPPTQPNYQIPYFLHTQPANLPNSQDLRQEPSPNIPIIPPQALRPQVFSQIAMEQEKVEMDGEITTLVIPVLPVDLFSNPLCLTMEDPYFGPDSPLAAEDPRGSDDEEEQAPLSQWTENPCFNGPSLTLNSQLMELPALTTTRAAPGAVSSDEDSPPPLPERTAESYVLAAGAERSDNISKPKMLEIILPSNAEAEALMGGNGSPPSPIPPLPERTPESFVLANDAGRSTPVFPPLSVPVEKMVQDRPKDSRIGTSLEWCGRLGDTPALVEMRSWTRSRSLKVKMTTLSVSPPVTVSPPVTVSPPVIVPPLVVSLVPAPCTSINLPPPPPPPYPLVPTLSPPERLTPPLPERTPESFIVVMQDVAFDQNSTPCLQSLSSQTTTTQQRIGTSSEWSGNSQPKRFLDGIMNRSKSVRAKSSRKEHLTTVHLVAPAVVALATRGSAEMEHQQPVVTNISTGSGTTDNKSDMNSGKSMSRTKSLKFFKHRQKPKTAPPPATTHSGSPPSNGASASSVFKFGFGSRFVKPKGPRTHPETWF